One window of the Devosia sp. 2618 genome contains the following:
- a CDS encoding ABC-F family ATP-binding cassette domain-containing protein, translated as MLSINNLTYRIQGRELFEDASVVLPTGSKTGFVGKNGTGKTTLFHLIQGHIQLDSGSMELNKKARIGAVAQEAPAGNESVLDVVMLADKERTALMAEAETATDPDRISEIYTRLADIDAYSAEGRASAILKGLGFEQDRQLAPTHELSGGWRMRVALAGVLFSQPDLLLLDEPTNYLDLEGTLWLEKYLATYPYTVFMISHDRDLLNKSVNSIIHLEHKKLTFYKGNYDTFETTRRMQMELNNKGREKALDQVAHLQKFVDRFKAKASKAKQAQSRMKMIEKLKPPAAMFDEYSSPFTFQQPKAEQATPMITLDGVSAGYGDKTILRHVNMRIDPGDRIALIGVNGNGKSTFAKLLAGDIKPMGGSFGKGKKLEIAHFAQHQMDKLKPEWTPFEHVVDMMPTESEAKRRSRLSQMGLTKSRMDTLAKNLSGGERARLLMGLITFGGPGMMILDEPTNHLDIDSRDALVHALNDYEGAVLIISHDRHLIEATCDTLWIAEGGTIRELDEDLDSYQRSITSNKDSKGGGGKGGNKLSKQEAAAKRAEVAPLKASIKDAETKIARLKVEVEKVEAQLADPKVYNGPADKVIALGKDKARLSNDLDTTEEKWLALSAELEAAERG; from the coding sequence ATGCTGAGTATCAACAACCTGACCTATCGCATCCAGGGCCGCGAGCTTTTCGAGGACGCCTCTGTGGTTTTGCCGACGGGGTCCAAGACCGGGTTCGTAGGCAAGAACGGCACGGGCAAGACCACGCTATTCCACCTGATCCAGGGGCATATCCAGCTCGATTCCGGCTCGATGGAGCTCAACAAGAAGGCGCGTATCGGCGCGGTGGCGCAGGAAGCGCCCGCCGGCAATGAAAGCGTGCTGGATGTTGTGATGCTGGCCGACAAGGAACGCACGGCGCTGATGGCGGAGGCGGAAACCGCCACCGACCCGGACCGCATCAGCGAGATCTATACGCGCCTGGCCGATATCGACGCCTATTCGGCGGAAGGCCGCGCTTCAGCAATTCTCAAGGGTCTCGGCTTTGAGCAGGACCGTCAGCTGGCGCCGACCCATGAGCTGTCGGGCGGCTGGCGTATGCGCGTGGCGCTGGCCGGCGTGCTGTTTTCCCAGCCCGACCTGCTGCTCCTCGACGAGCCGACCAACTATCTCGATCTTGAAGGCACGCTGTGGCTGGAAAAGTATCTGGCCACCTACCCCTACACTGTCTTCATGATCAGCCACGATCGTGACCTGCTCAACAAGTCGGTCAACTCGATCATCCATCTCGAGCACAAGAAGCTGACCTTTTACAAAGGCAATTACGACACGTTCGAAACGACGCGTCGGATGCAGATGGAGCTCAACAACAAGGGTCGCGAGAAGGCCCTCGATCAGGTTGCGCATCTGCAGAAGTTCGTCGACCGCTTCAAGGCCAAGGCGTCCAAGGCCAAGCAGGCCCAGTCGCGCATGAAGATGATCGAAAAGCTCAAGCCACCGGCAGCGATGTTCGACGAATACTCGTCGCCGTTCACCTTCCAGCAGCCCAAAGCCGAACAGGCCACGCCAATGATCACGCTCGACGGCGTGTCGGCGGGCTATGGCGACAAGACCATTCTGCGGCATGTGAACATGCGCATCGATCCAGGTGATCGTATTGCGCTGATCGGCGTCAACGGTAACGGCAAGTCGACCTTTGCCAAGCTGCTGGCCGGCGACATCAAGCCGATGGGCGGCAGCTTTGGTAAGGGCAAGAAGCTGGAAATCGCGCATTTTGCGCAGCACCAGATGGACAAGCTCAAGCCCGAATGGACCCCATTCGAGCACGTCGTCGACATGATGCCGACCGAAAGCGAAGCCAAGCGCCGCTCGCGGCTCAGCCAGATGGGTCTGACCAAGTCCCGCATGGATACGCTGGCCAAGAACCTGTCGGGTGGCGAGCGCGCTCGTCTTTTGATGGGCCTGATCACCTTTGGTGGTCCGGGCATGATGATCCTCGACGAGCCGACCAACCATCTCGATATCGATAGCCGCGATGCGCTGGTGCATGCGCTCAACGATTATGAAGGCGCCGTGCTGATCATCAGCCACGATCGCCATCTGATCGAGGCGACCTGCGACACGCTGTGGATCGCCGAAGGCGGCACCATTCGCGAGCTGGACGAGGATCTCGACAGCTATCAGCGCAGCATCACGTCCAACAAGGATAGCAAGGGTGGCGGCGGCAAGGGCGGCAACAAGCTGTCCAAGCAGGAGGCAGCGGCCAAGCGGGCCGAGGTCGCGCCGCTCAAGGCTTCGATCAAGGACGCTGAGACCAAGATTGCCCGCCTCAAGGTGGAAGTCGAAAAGGTCGAAGCCCAGCTGGCCGATCCCAAGGTCTATAACGGCCCAGCCGACAAGGTGATTGCCCTGGGCAAGGACAAGGCCCGGCTGAGCAATGACCTCGATACGACCGAGGAAAAGTGGCTGGCGTTGAGCGCCGAGCTTGAGGCCGCCGAACGCGGATAA
- a CDS encoding DUF4344 domain-containing metallopeptidase, translating into MRLTVSKLASALVLLVLLATGAVQAQDLSKEQRNETRRFAANNSLFVLYHEIGHLLFDQLELPVLGREEDAADNMATWTLLNRADARSEKTLTDSAQGWLLSGVAYDSGGDESDYAAGHSLDKQRAYQIVCLMVGKDDTAYRRIANEYRIDRDRQESCYWDYDMVKRSFDKLLGSRSMKTGATGTEVIVTYHDVGGRLKAAADAFKSSGIFEEVAEELRTKYSVRVPVRFNAKRCGEANAFYDPDTVEVIFCYELMQDYMDLYTKNLFEQGAVPRSTGDKTKNKNKNKTP; encoded by the coding sequence ATGCGCCTGACTGTATCCAAGCTCGCCTCTGCCCTGGTTTTATTGGTGTTGCTGGCGACAGGTGCTGTACAGGCACAAGACCTCAGCAAAGAACAGCGCAATGAAACGCGCCGCTTTGCCGCCAATAACAGCCTGTTTGTGCTGTATCACGAGATCGGGCATCTGCTGTTTGACCAGCTTGAACTGCCCGTGCTTGGCCGCGAAGAAGACGCCGCCGACAACATGGCAACGTGGACCCTGCTCAACCGGGCCGATGCGCGCAGCGAAAAGACACTGACCGATTCCGCGCAGGGCTGGCTGTTGTCAGGCGTCGCCTATGACAGCGGCGGCGACGAAAGCGATTATGCGGCGGGCCATAGCCTCGACAAGCAGCGCGCCTATCAGATCGTCTGCCTGATGGTGGGCAAGGACGACACGGCTTATCGCCGTATTGCCAATGAATATCGCATCGACCGGGACCGGCAGGAAAGCTGCTACTGGGACTATGACATGGTCAAACGCTCGTTTGACAAGCTGCTGGGCAGCCGTTCGATGAAAACGGGCGCCACGGGCACCGAAGTGATCGTGACCTATCACGATGTCGGTGGGCGGCTGAAGGCGGCGGCCGACGCGTTCAAATCGAGCGGGATTTTCGAGGAAGTCGCCGAGGAACTGCGCACCAAGTATAGCGTGCGGGTGCCGGTGCGGTTCAACGCCAAGCGCTGTGGCGAGGCCAATGCGTTCTATGATCCCGACACGGTGGAAGTGATCTTCTGCTACGAACTCATGCAGGACTATATGGACCTCTACACCAAGAACCTGTTCGAGCAAGGCGCCGTGCCGCGCTCGACGGGCGACAAGACGAAGAACAAAAACAAGAACAAGACGCCGTAA
- a CDS encoding ABC transporter substrate-binding protein yields the protein MSISLNRRRFALGTAGLGLSALLPMPAFAQETRSVTTVYGTYDIPADPKRVVAIDSRLDLQPALALGLPVIGYGHSVPGKWVPVPEGLEFYGSEVNIEQVLAGDPDLVICADYDPDSPWWPSNKLRTVVPVVPTDTEHSWKQALQELATVLGLDGAADKAIGEYDALVAEIKARHGDKLSTKTVVSIQPGEGVLYLMNGPKMLVPQVLADLGVKTVLPAEGQDYNSDEIAAEAFANVLGDVDGALVVTGLDELNVLDGDAIWSRLPFVQAGATVASNGNINYGSIYSAIYVAKLVDALYSKIA from the coding sequence ATGTCCATCAGCCTGAACCGCCGTCGTTTTGCCCTTGGAACCGCGGGCTTGGGCCTGTCGGCGCTGCTTCCGATGCCTGCCTTTGCGCAGGAGACGCGGTCAGTGACGACGGTTTATGGCACATACGACATTCCAGCCGACCCGAAGCGCGTCGTTGCCATCGACTCGCGCCTTGATCTGCAGCCTGCCCTCGCACTGGGCCTGCCGGTGATTGGCTATGGCCATTCGGTGCCGGGCAAATGGGTGCCGGTTCCGGAAGGGCTCGAATTTTATGGCTCGGAGGTCAATATCGAGCAGGTGCTGGCGGGGGACCCCGATCTGGTGATCTGCGCGGACTACGATCCCGACAGCCCATGGTGGCCATCGAACAAGCTGCGGACTGTGGTGCCGGTGGTGCCGACCGACACTGAGCATTCGTGGAAGCAGGCACTGCAGGAGCTGGCGACTGTGCTGGGTCTAGACGGCGCGGCCGACAAGGCGATTGGCGAGTACGATGCGCTGGTGGCCGAGATCAAGGCGCGCCACGGCGACAAGCTGAGTACCAAGACCGTGGTCAGCATCCAGCCCGGCGAAGGTGTGCTGTATCTGATGAATGGCCCCAAGATGCTGGTGCCGCAGGTGCTGGCTGATCTGGGCGTCAAGACCGTGCTGCCCGCGGAAGGCCAGGACTACAATAGCGACGAGATCGCGGCCGAGGCGTTTGCCAATGTTCTGGGTGACGTCGACGGAGCGCTGGTGGTGACGGGGCTGGATGAACTCAATGTTCTGGACGGCGATGCGATCTGGAGCCGCCTGCCCTTCGTTCAGGCTGGCGCGACGGTCGCCTCGAACGGCAACATCAACTATGGCAGTATCTACTCCGCCATCTATGTCGCCAAGCTGGTGGACGCGCTTTACAGCAAAATTGCGTAA
- a CDS encoding YitT family protein, translating to MTTDLSAPSRHKLHEDIFAILIGTMLVSLGIVFYADAILTTGSTAGLALLLQYVTGIPFGWLFFGINLPFYVLAVLRMGWPFAIKTFASVALVSFFTAHIPDWIDVSSINPLFAALVGGGMIGLGILSLFRHKASVGGINILALYLQDNFGIRAGYFQLGVDAVILLAAFFVLPFDRVIYSILGALVLNMIIATNHRPGRYVGFS from the coding sequence ATGACGACCGACCTGTCCGCCCCCAGTCGTCACAAGCTGCACGAAGACATTTTTGCTATCCTGATCGGCACCATGCTGGTGTCGCTCGGCATCGTGTTTTACGCCGACGCTATCCTCACCACCGGCAGCACTGCGGGTCTCGCCCTGCTGCTGCAATACGTCACCGGCATTCCGTTCGGCTGGCTGTTCTTCGGCATCAACCTGCCGTTCTACGTGCTGGCGGTGCTGCGCATGGGCTGGCCCTTTGCCATCAAAACCTTCGCCTCCGTGGCGCTGGTGTCGTTTTTCACCGCCCACATTCCCGACTGGATCGACGTCTCCAGCATCAATCCACTCTTCGCCGCTTTGGTCGGCGGCGGCATGATCGGGCTGGGTATTCTTTCGCTGTTCCGCCACAAGGCAAGCGTCGGCGGCATCAATATCCTGGCGCTCTACCTGCAGGACAATTTCGGCATCCGCGCCGGCTATTTTCAGCTCGGCGTCGACGCGGTGATCCTGCTGGCTGCCTTCTTCGTGCTGCCCTTCGACCGGGTGATCTACTCGATCCTCGGCGCTCTGGTCCTCAACATGATCATCGCCACCAACCACCGCCCCGGCCGCTACGTCGGCTTCAGCTAG
- a CDS encoding DNA polymerase III subunit chi: MADVLFYHLEARPLEAVIPQLLEKTLERGWRAVVEVGTIERAEALDAHLWTWRDDSFLAHGLAKGDDQDALQPVLITTGTENPNGAACRFYIDRAVPQSADGYERIVYMFSGHDPDAVAEARLAWRALRDGNALTYWQQEQDGRWVKKA; encoded by the coding sequence ATGGCCGACGTCCTTTTCTATCACCTCGAAGCGCGCCCGCTCGAAGCGGTCATTCCACAATTGCTGGAAAAGACCCTTGAGCGGGGCTGGCGCGCCGTTGTCGAGGTCGGCACCATCGAGCGCGCCGAAGCGCTCGATGCCCATCTGTGGACATGGCGCGATGACAGCTTTCTGGCCCATGGCCTTGCAAAAGGCGACGATCAGGACGCGCTGCAGCCCGTCCTGATCACCACCGGCACTGAAAATCCCAATGGCGCAGCCTGCCGCTTCTATATCGATCGCGCTGTGCCGCAATCGGCCGATGGCTATGAGCGCATCGTCTATATGTTTTCCGGCCACGACCCCGATGCGGTGGCAGAAGCGCGGCTCGCCTGGCGGGCGCTGCGCGATGGCAATGCGCTGACCTATTGGCAGCAGGAACAAGACGGACGCTGGGTCAAAAAGGCATGA